TCCATGCATCCAAAATTTCATTGTCTTAAAATCACTGGCACGCATTCCTCTAGAAGCGACGTCTGCTGGATTGGAAGCCGTATCTACGTTTCTCCATTGGTCTCGTGACGTCACATCATGAATTTCACTTACCCTATTTCCAACAAAGGTTTTGAATCTCcgggttttgtttttaatatatccaAGGACAATCATAGAATCTGTCCAGAATGTCACACTGTCAATGTTTATTTCTAGTTCGTCTGCTACTAGCGTATAAAGCCGGGAAGCGACAACTGCTCCTGAAAGTTCAAGTCTTGGAATAGATGTCTGTTTTATTGGTGCTAGTCGTGATTTTCCTGCAACCAGAGAGCATGAAATCAGgttcttttcatcttttaatcTCAAGTACACGCATGCGCCGTAGCCAAGTTGAGAACCGTCGCAGAATACATGTAGCTGGGCGTTCTTTAAAGTTCCAAAGTCCTGTGATTTAAAACATCTTCTCACAGAGACAGCTTCTAAATATGGAAGAGTATCTAACCATTGTTTCCACCCGTACGTATCCTTTTCAGGGATAGGATCGTCCCGTGAAAGCTTCTGTCTACATAGGTTTTGTACTATAGCCTTTGCGCGTAGAGTTACTGGTGCTACCAGTCCAAGGGGATCAAATATGGAACTGACGATAGAAAGGATGCCGCGCCTTGTTATTGGTTTTTCACTTACTTTCACTTTAAATTTGAGTTAATCTTTTTCTACATTCCACTGAACACCGAGGGCACGATCTACTGGCAAACTGTCACTTTTGCTAAGATTCATTATAGATGGCGCTCGTTCTGACTCTGGGATAGATTCAACGACATCTCTCTTATTGCTGAGCCATTTCGTCAGACGAAATCCTCCTCTCCTTAACAATGACTATAAGTCTGCGGCTAACTCGATTGCTTTCTCATCAGAAGAAACTGATTTTAAGCAGTCGTCAACGTAAAAGTTCCTTTTAACGGTGTTGACTACCTCTGGTTTATACATATGTGCGTTATCCGACGCTGTTCGTATTAATGCATATGCTGTGCAACTTGGGGATGAGGTCGCGCCAAATAGGTGTACCAGCATCTTATAGCATCTAGGTTGTTGAGTCATGTCCCCTTCAGGCCACCATAGAAACCGTAGGGTATCACAATCTAAATCTTCGACACGGACCTGATGAAACATAGCCTCGATGTCGGCTGCTATAGCAACGGGCTCTTGACGAAATCTAATTAAAACGCCAACCAAGCTGTTCATAAAGTCGGGTCCCTGTAGAAGTTGACTATTTAGGGAAATTCCTTTGTATTTGGCGGCACAGTCAAATACAACTCTCACTTTTCCGGGCTTATTAGGATTCGTCACAGGATGATGGGGTAAGTACCACACGCGGTTACTATCAGATTCAATG
The sequence above is drawn from the Mercenaria mercenaria strain notata unplaced genomic scaffold, MADL_Memer_1 contig_3254, whole genome shotgun sequence genome and encodes:
- the LOC128552879 gene encoding uncharacterized protein LOC128552879; protein product: MLLIGTVAPQAHIPLEVRSGRHDQPYAIKTQLGWAVRGPVTDTTTQKSANVNFQQSADVLLQQQLEKMWTTDFDDKVKVERNSMSLEDKKALNTMNSLLRYENGHYKLKLPWRDEKAVMPNNLTLAHARLEHLKRKLARDQELHKMYTASVTDYIQKGHAQEVTHIESDSNRVWYLPHHPVTNPNKPGKVRVVFDCAAKYKGISLNSQLLQGPDFMNSLVGVLIRFRQEPVAIAADIEAMFHQVRVEDLDCDTLRFLWWPEGDMTQQPRCYKMLVHLFGATSSPSCTAYALIRTASDNAHMYKPEVVNTVKRNFYVDDCLKSVSSDEKAIELAADL
- the LOC128552878 gene encoding uncharacterized protein LOC128552878, yielding MNLSKSDSLPVDRALGVQWNDFGTLKNAQLHVFCDGSQLGYGACVYLRLKDEKNLISCSLVAGKSRLAPIKQTSIPRLELSGAVVASRLYTLVADELEINIDSVTFWTDSMIVLGYIKNKTRRFKTFVGNRVSEIHDVTSRDQWRNVDTASNPADVASRGMRASDFKTMKFWMHGPEFLQKDESHWPSHLTKPELDDDDTELKKRGCRQHN